A stretch of Paenibacillus mucilaginosus 3016 DNA encodes these proteins:
- a CDS encoding SDR family NAD(P)-dependent oxidoreductase: MMSKTVLITGASGGIGKELADRFAKDGYDLVLVARSEDKLVDLARVYREKYRVQTTYIAKDVALPGVAEEIYRELEEKGISVDFLVNNAGFGLYGEFLETQLEQEMNMIDINIKALTVMTKVFLPDMVKRHQGGVLNVASLVAFFPGPLMAVYYATKAYVLSFTEALENELRGTGVTVSALCPGATATGFVDRAGLATSKLFRSGVMEVGQVADIGYREFLRGKTLIITGGRNKFMAFLPRLLPRKLMTNAVRSAQAKVER, encoded by the coding sequence ATGATGAGCAAAACTGTACTAATTACCGGAGCGTCAGGCGGAATTGGAAAAGAGCTGGCGGATCGTTTCGCCAAAGACGGATACGACTTGGTGCTGGTCGCACGCAGCGAGGACAAGCTCGTGGATCTCGCGAGGGTATATCGGGAAAAGTACCGTGTCCAAACGACATACATCGCCAAAGATGTTGCGTTACCTGGCGTGGCAGAGGAAATCTACAGGGAGCTTGAAGAAAAAGGGATCAGCGTCGACTTTCTTGTTAATAATGCGGGCTTCGGCTTGTACGGAGAATTCTTGGAGACACAGTTGGAGCAAGAGATGAATATGATCGACATTAATATCAAGGCTCTGACTGTAATGACGAAGGTGTTCTTACCGGATATGGTCAAAAGGCACCAAGGGGGCGTGCTGAATGTGGCTTCGTTAGTGGCTTTTTTTCCTGGGCCACTGATGGCAGTTTACTACGCGACAAAAGCGTACGTACTATCGTTCACTGAGGCTTTGGAGAATGAGCTGCGCGGCACAGGCGTGACGGTGTCCGCACTCTGTCCGGGAGCGACAGCGACTGGCTTTGTCGATCGTGCTGGGCTAGCCACCTCAAAGCTGTTTAGAAGCGGCGTCATGGAGGTTGGGCAGGTGGCTGACATAGGATATCGCGAATTCTTGCGGGGCAAGACTTTAATTATAACAGGGGGGCGCAACAAGTTCATGGCGTTCTTGCCGCGGTTGCTGCCTCGCAAGCTCATGACAAATGCGGTCAGATCCGCACAGGCTAAAGTGGAGCGATAA
- a CDS encoding NADP-dependent oxidoreductase — translation MRKGEDEELKAAQMKKYSKQIQVEINDIKIPEINNHEVLIKVKAAGVNPLDILILNGSIRMIADYDFPLTLGNELSGVIEAVGEEVVKFKVGDPVYTRLPINKIGAFAEYAAVHEDAISVMPKNLSFIEAAAVPLTALTAYQALHDVLHVQPDKKLFIPGGTGGFGTMAIPIAKSMGLYVITSGSERGRSRTLSIGADQFINYKEENYFDLLSNIDYVIDTLGAKEIKTELAILKPQGKLVSLKALPNYRFAVENHFPIWKKLLFGLVGARLDRLAAKQNKEYRFLFVSANGRQLQKLTKLVEDEDIKPAIDSVYNFDDINMALNKVSTGHSEGKVIITF, via the coding sequence ATGAGAAAAGGAGAAGATGAAGAATTGAAAGCTGCACAAATGAAAAAATATTCAAAACAAATCCAAGTAGAAATAAACGATATAAAAATACCGGAAATCAATAACCACGAGGTTCTTATCAAAGTAAAAGCTGCAGGTGTAAATCCCTTAGACATCCTTATTTTAAATGGTAGTATTCGCATGATTGCCGATTATGACTTCCCTTTAACTTTAGGAAACGAACTATCCGGCGTTATTGAGGCTGTTGGAGAAGAGGTTGTGAAATTCAAGGTTGGAGATCCCGTTTATACAAGGCTACCAATAAATAAAATCGGAGCTTTTGCTGAGTATGCGGCAGTTCATGAGGATGCGATTTCCGTTATGCCTAAAAATCTTTCTTTTATTGAGGCCGCCGCGGTACCCCTCACGGCTTTGACTGCATATCAAGCCTTGCATGATGTACTTCATGTTCAACCTGATAAAAAGCTATTTATTCCTGGAGGAACCGGGGGCTTTGGTACGATGGCAATCCCGATTGCCAAATCGATGGGGCTATATGTGATTACGAGCGGCAGTGAAAGAGGTAGATCACGTACACTGTCCATCGGCGCTGATCAATTCATTAACTATAAAGAGGAAAATTATTTTGATTTGCTATCTAATATTGATTATGTTATCGATACATTAGGGGCAAAAGAAATTAAAACGGAACTTGCTATTCTCAAACCCCAAGGGAAATTGGTATCATTGAAGGCTTTACCCAATTACCGCTTTGCTGTTGAAAATCACTTTCCGATATGGAAAAAGCTATTGTTTGGTTTAGTAGGTGCTCGTTTAGATCGATTAGCAGCTAAACAGAATAAAGAATATCGCTTCTTATTCGTGTCCGCCAATGGCAGGCAATTACAAAAACTGACGAAACTAGTTGAGGATGAAGATATTAAGCCCGCTATAGATTCAGTTTACAATTTTGATGACATTAATATGGCTTTAAATAAAGTTTCTACTGGCCACTCCGAAGGAAAAGTGATTATAACCTTTTAA